Proteins found in one Fulvitalea axinellae genomic segment:
- a CDS encoding RagB/SusD family nutrient uptake outer membrane protein encodes MKRLIYLFGLLFLVSSCNDFLDRYPNDDLSNKDVWKTEKDLKLSVNYLYTGLKPSISLDNQTIDAFGPKSSLNTVSSSTHVRPTSDGGNWDSKFDFLRVSNNFVENYESANLADNVKEKYLGEALFFRAWYYHDLVRRYGDMVLVLRTLDLDSEELYAGRDPRAAVVDQIVNDLKDAVDFLPAKGTELYEEGRINKGIAEGFLARVALYEGTHQKYHGGDRDANELLDLAVTSAKNVIDRGNYRLFEDYVGLFLWENEKNSETMFAHHIRFPNRNGRPGQAETAPTKHLADIYLGVDGLPIDHENSTINHSYLPLAEGTEFKNRDPRMAMTIWMPGARLLIPQNEGLPDDSEELKTYSPSVNGTMGSGYGLRKYNDGRNAAKNEVDNILMRFAEMYLIFAEATFEKNGSITDAELNYSVNVLRDRVGMPAKLNNAFVQENNLEMLTEIRRERQAELGMENFRYDDIIRWKTAETELPQDVLGVKYDEELFGPRPENIQVNEDGFILLQSAESRSGFDANKHYLFPLPLDQLSLNPKLGKNPGWL; translated from the coding sequence ATGAAACGACTGATATATCTTTTCGGCCTGTTGTTCTTGGTTTCTTCCTGTAATGATTTTCTGGATCGATATCCGAACGATGACCTTTCGAACAAAGACGTTTGGAAAACGGAGAAGGACCTGAAACTGTCTGTAAATTACTTGTATACGGGCCTAAAACCTTCGATTAGTTTGGATAACCAAACGATAGACGCTTTTGGACCGAAATCGTCGCTGAATACTGTAAGTTCCAGCACGCATGTGCGTCCGACTTCAGACGGCGGTAACTGGGATAGCAAGTTCGATTTCCTCCGCGTCAGCAACAACTTCGTGGAGAATTACGAAAGCGCGAACCTCGCCGATAACGTGAAGGAGAAATACTTGGGCGAGGCTCTGTTTTTCCGCGCTTGGTATTACCATGACCTTGTCCGTCGCTACGGCGATATGGTTTTGGTATTGCGCACTCTGGATCTTGATTCCGAGGAACTGTACGCCGGCCGTGACCCTAGAGCCGCGGTGGTGGATCAAATTGTTAACGACCTGAAAGACGCCGTAGACTTCCTGCCGGCAAAAGGAACGGAGCTTTACGAAGAAGGAAGGATAAACAAAGGCATAGCCGAAGGCTTTTTGGCGAGAGTGGCTTTGTATGAAGGGACTCACCAGAAATACCATGGAGGTGATCGCGATGCGAACGAGTTGTTGGACTTGGCTGTCACTTCGGCCAAAAACGTGATTGACCGAGGGAATTACCGCTTGTTTGAAGACTATGTGGGCTTGTTCCTTTGGGAAAACGAAAAGAACAGCGAGACGATGTTCGCCCACCATATCCGCTTTCCCAACCGGAACGGGCGTCCCGGCCAGGCGGAAACGGCGCCGACCAAGCATCTGGCCGATATTTATTTGGGTGTAGACGGCCTGCCGATCGACCACGAAAACTCGACAATCAACCATAGCTACTTGCCTTTGGCCGAAGGGACGGAATTCAAAAACCGCGATCCGCGGATGGCGATGACAATCTGGATGCCCGGAGCGCGTCTTTTGATTCCGCAGAATGAAGGTTTGCCAGACGATAGCGAAGAATTAAAGACATATAGCCCGAGTGTAAATGGTACTATGGGTTCGGGCTATGGCTTGCGCAAATACAACGACGGCCGAAACGCCGCTAAGAATGAGGTGGACAATATATTGATGCGCTTTGCGGAGATGTATCTGATTTTTGCCGAAGCGACATTCGAGAAAAACGGTTCTATCACCGACGCCGAGCTTAACTACTCCGTAAACGTATTACGCGACAGGGTAGGGATGCCCGCCAAGCTGAATAACGCCTTTGTACAGGAAAACAACTTGGAAATGCTTACCGAAATTCGCCGTGAGCGCCAAGCCGAATTGGGAATGGAAAACTTCCGTTATGATGACATCATCCGCTGGAAAACGGCCGAGACGGAATTGCCCCAAGATGTTTTGGGCGTAAAATACGACGAAGAGCTCTTCGGGCCAAGACCGGAGAACATTCAGGTAAACGAAGACGGATTTATACTCCTGCAGTCAGCGGAAAGCCGTAGCGGTTTCGACGCAAACAAGCATTATTTATTCCCGCTTCCGTTGGACCAGCTCTCGCTGAATCCTAAACTCGGAAAGAATCCGGGTTGGTTATAA
- a CDS encoding TolC family protein: MDKRKLLRLLFFFFVMSGGAYAQNSLRVRVVRDGSGSDKYIDSLIRHETQELMRYRGGVEMSFEKAGTGLDEAERVLRKAFADPSTDLVVASGVMGSIAMERIGELPKPGIAALVLSSEFQGFPKTEKGTSGRKNFAYIGSPFRFGRDLEKLRGIKEFKHLAIIVDQGPQTRLDKLATKYFETLAKCPVSIVPISGDPEKDLALIPESVDAVYYTHVEGYAPHSRNLRVFFDKLHTQGRPVYAMLGKDYVESGALASMSNDNETVALARRIALDIMKISEGVKPSDLPIDLEVFGEDLYYNLDASAKLGLVPGWDVVAGAILTRSEEAEATGENLDLKSAIVRALGENLGLKAKQYDNNIAEQEVGLAKAKLLPQVEAGLTAVKIDKDRAESSFGSSSEHTVNLTGKLSQVVFSEPAFANVTIQRMLAEAERQGVKTAELDLVLEISEAYLQLLQAKSIVEIREDNLLVTKTNLDVSRAKHNVGQGSPSDVYRLEAQLSQNKNELFDAKLTAEKASLLLKQLLNLPQEAEIHTRELGIGDNPLDINGEELTALVSENHLSRRLATFLVREANANLPEIKQLVASIEAQERLRKSQNRKLFTPSLGLSGETGKPLYRSELPGVEELNKDLTWNIGLGLNMPIYGGGQNRKELRKTKLSIEQLQYQEKDLRNQLEMRVRINLASVRASLLKVAQSAIAQDKAAKSLEILQDYYRQGLVDLVKLLDGQNAALQTEIATSNATYALTLDFLALGRSIGRYEFLDTPEQRKEFYTRVMEYLLSEN; encoded by the coding sequence ATGGATAAACGAAAACTACTAAGACTACTATTTTTCTTTTTTGTAATGAGTGGCGGGGCATACGCTCAAAACAGCCTCCGGGTTCGGGTGGTCCGTGACGGCTCCGGCTCCGATAAATACATCGACAGTCTGATTCGGCATGAGACTCAGGAGTTGATGCGTTATCGTGGAGGGGTGGAGATGAGTTTCGAAAAGGCTGGAACGGGACTGGACGAAGCGGAGCGAGTTTTGCGAAAAGCGTTCGCCGATCCATCCACTGATCTGGTCGTGGCATCCGGCGTTATGGGTTCCATAGCTATGGAGCGGATAGGCGAGTTGCCCAAGCCGGGTATAGCGGCACTTGTGCTATCTTCCGAATTTCAGGGTTTTCCCAAAACCGAAAAGGGGACTTCCGGCAGAAAGAACTTCGCTTATATAGGAAGCCCGTTTCGTTTTGGGCGTGATTTGGAAAAGCTTAGGGGAATAAAGGAGTTTAAGCACCTTGCGATAATAGTGGATCAAGGTCCCCAGACCCGTTTGGATAAACTGGCTACGAAGTATTTTGAAACTTTAGCGAAATGCCCTGTCAGTATAGTGCCTATTTCTGGCGATCCGGAAAAGGATTTGGCTTTGATCCCCGAATCCGTGGATGCCGTTTATTATACGCATGTTGAGGGCTACGCCCCGCATAGCCGAAATCTGCGTGTATTTTTTGACAAGCTACATACCCAAGGACGGCCCGTGTACGCGATGCTAGGAAAAGACTATGTGGAGTCAGGGGCTTTGGCCAGTATGTCAAACGACAACGAGACGGTGGCCCTTGCTCGCCGGATAGCTCTGGATATTATGAAAATAAGCGAAGGCGTTAAGCCTTCCGACTTGCCAATCGATCTGGAAGTGTTTGGGGAAGATCTGTATTACAATCTTGACGCTTCGGCTAAATTGGGCCTTGTTCCGGGATGGGACGTAGTGGCGGGAGCCATACTTACGCGTTCGGAAGAGGCTGAAGCTACGGGTGAAAACTTGGATTTGAAATCGGCCATTGTACGCGCTTTGGGAGAAAACTTGGGGTTGAAAGCCAAGCAGTATGACAATAATATCGCCGAGCAGGAAGTTGGATTGGCCAAGGCCAAGTTACTGCCACAGGTAGAGGCGGGACTTACGGCGGTAAAGATCGATAAAGACAGGGCCGAGAGCTCTTTCGGAAGCTCTTCCGAGCATACGGTTAACTTGACGGGCAAGCTTTCGCAAGTGGTGTTTAGCGAACCGGCTTTCGCCAATGTTACTATCCAGCGCATGCTGGCGGAGGCGGAGCGCCAAGGCGTAAAAACCGCCGAGCTTGATTTGGTGCTGGAAATATCGGAAGCCTATCTGCAGCTGTTGCAGGCCAAGAGTATTGTGGAAATCCGTGAAGACAACCTGTTGGTGACCAAAACCAACCTCGACGTATCGCGCGCTAAGCATAATGTGGGGCAGGGAAGTCCCAGCGACGTTTATCGCTTGGAAGCCCAGTTGTCGCAAAACAAAAACGAGCTGTTTGACGCAAAGCTGACAGCCGAGAAGGCTTCCTTGCTTTTGAAACAGTTGCTGAATTTACCGCAAGAGGCCGAAATTCATACCCGCGAACTTGGGATAGGGGACAATCCGCTTGATATCAATGGGGAGGAACTTACGGCATTGGTAAGCGAGAATCACCTTTCCCGCCGTTTGGCGACTTTTTTGGTCAGGGAAGCTAACGCTAACCTTCCGGAAATCAAGCAACTGGTGGCTTCGATCGAAGCTCAGGAGCGCTTGAGGAAATCGCAAAACCGCAAATTGTTTACGCCCAGCCTCGGCCTAAGCGGAGAAACCGGCAAACCGCTTTACCGTAGTGAATTGCCCGGGGTGGAGGAACTGAACAAGGATCTGACTTGGAATATTGGCCTTGGGCTGAATATGCCGATTTACGGTGGAGGCCAAAACAGAAAAGAACTCCGTAAGACCAAATTGTCAATAGAACAGCTGCAATATCAGGAGAAAGACCTGAGAAACCAGTTGGAAATGCGGGTGCGTATAAATTTGGCTTCGGTTAGGGCCTCGTTGCTGAAAGTGGCGCAGTCGGCCATTGCCCAAGACAAGGCTGCGAAGAGTTTGGAAATCTTACAGGACTATTATCGCCAAGGCTTGGTGGATTTGGTGAAACTGCTCGACGGCCAAAATGCGGCTTTACAAACCGAAATCGCCACATCAAACGCCACTTACGCCCTTACGCTGGACTTTTTGGCCTTGGGCCGTTCCATCGGGCGCTATGAATTTTTGGACACACCCGAACAGCGCAAGGAGTTTTACACCCGTGTTATGGAATATCTGTTGTCCGAGAATTAA
- a CDS encoding efflux RND transporter periplasmic adaptor subunit, translated as MKKYIVPILFVALMTACGGEKEAPKKERLRPVRSMVISESASSDAYVFTGTTKSTLESKLSFKVSGQLKQVNVKVGDRVTKGTVLASIDPTDYLVELRQSEANKKATEAQYVSARSSYYRIEKLFEANSLPLSDFEEAKAGFESAKAKLLAAKEQVAAVRNKVTYTRLEAPIDGVVTDVSVEENEMVSSSSKAFTMSATSKVEIKVGVPENLIAHLSEGMSAKATFASLNGKVFPGTVTEVGYSSLGGSTYLVTVVLDGNDKAIRPGMPADVEFRVEGGAFKGNIVVPASAVGEDSKGRFVYTLEKQSGKVAKVKKAYVKIGALTPRGFVIKEGLGVGQVVATAGLSVLLEGVSVRLD; from the coding sequence ATGAAAAAATATATAGTTCCGATACTTTTCGTCGCCTTGATGACGGCGTGTGGAGGCGAAAAAGAAGCCCCGAAAAAAGAACGTCTGCGTCCCGTTCGCTCAATGGTAATCAGCGAATCCGCCTCGTCAGACGCCTACGTGTTTACGGGTACCACCAAGTCAACGCTCGAATCGAAGCTGAGCTTTAAGGTAAGCGGTCAGTTAAAGCAAGTAAACGTAAAGGTGGGTGACCGTGTGACGAAGGGAACCGTATTGGCTAGCATCGACCCGACGGATTATTTAGTGGAACTTCGCCAATCAGAAGCCAATAAAAAGGCTACCGAAGCGCAATACGTGTCGGCGCGCTCGTCTTACTACCGTATCGAAAAATTATTTGAAGCAAACAGTCTTCCGTTAAGCGACTTCGAAGAGGCTAAGGCGGGTTTTGAATCGGCGAAAGCCAAACTCTTGGCGGCCAAGGAACAAGTGGCGGCGGTAAGAAACAAAGTGACCTATACGCGACTTGAGGCGCCGATTGACGGTGTGGTTACGGACGTGTCCGTGGAAGAAAACGAGATGGTGAGTTCATCTTCGAAAGCGTTTACGATGAGCGCCACCAGTAAAGTGGAAATCAAGGTTGGCGTGCCGGAAAACCTTATAGCGCACCTTAGCGAAGGAATGTCCGCCAAGGCCACATTCGCGTCGCTGAACGGGAAAGTTTTTCCAGGTACGGTAACGGAAGTCGGATACAGCTCATTGGGTGGTTCCACTTATTTGGTAACAGTCGTGCTCGACGGCAATGACAAAGCGATTCGCCCTGGAATGCCCGCCGATGTCGAGTTTCGTGTGGAAGGCGGAGCTTTCAAAGGAAATATCGTAGTGCCGGCCTCGGCTGTGGGCGAAGATTCCAAAGGGCGTTTTGTCTACACTTTGGAAAAACAGTCTGGCAAAGTGGCCAAAGTGAAAAAGGCATATGTGAAAATCGGGGCGCTCACACCCCGCGGTTTTGTGATAAAAGAAGGATTGGGCGTTGGGCAGGTGGTGGCTACGGCCGGCCTTTCCGTATTGTTGGAAGGCGTGAGCGTACGCTTGGACTAA